In Fusarium musae strain F31 chromosome 7, whole genome shotgun sequence, a single window of DNA contains:
- a CDS encoding hypothetical protein (EggNog:ENOG41), whose translation MPSAVSDIPQYSYVPETKEDLDWADLANIDLSKYGTPEGNAELAQTLIEAIRTKGFFYVTKFDIPQSAIDRQFALGNAFYDLPIEEKLKYVPDLDAGEYNGYRPGGRRILSGGVQEKTEVWNMATDNGKISQPVPKLLKDHIDEITSFAKDLHEKVLDPLYHLTALALQIPEDHLVNLHKWGTHNESHLRYMKYGKFSPEEIEKLEDGLWSRGHTDLGSYTLLFRQPVAGLQIKDHNTGDWKWAKPLDGSLTVNACDALSFLTGGYVQSTIHRVSVPPKDQRNVDRLGLLYFSRAENDLVLNTIDSPLLKREGYTQNEFERGGHRVPTMGEFTTLKQTWQQSQKRGITYDELEGQQILPGFHGRSFK comes from the exons ATGCCATCTGCCGTTTCAGACATTCCCCAGTACTCCTACGTCCCCGAGACAAAGGAAGATCTAGACTGGGCAGACT TGGCAAACATTGATCTCTCCAAGTACGGTACCCCCGAAGGCAACGCCGAACTCGCTCAAACTCTCATCGAAGCAATCCGCACCAAAGGTTTCTTCTATGTAACCAAATTCGACATTCCTCAATCTGCCATCGACAGACAATTCGCTCTTGGTAATGCCTTTTATGACCTCCCCATCGAAGAAAAGCTCAAGTATGTTCCTGATCTTGATGCGGGGGAGTATAACGGGTACAGACCTGGTGGAAGAAGGATTCTTTCAGGTGGTGTGCAGGAGAAGACTGAGGTTTGGAACATGGCTA CGGATAATGGGAAGATATCGCAGCCTGTTCCTAAATTATTGAAGGATCACATCGATGAGATCACCTCGTTCGCGAAG GACCTCCACGAAAAAGTCCTCGACCCTCTCTACCACCTCACAGCCCTCGCCCTCCAAATCCCAGAAGACCACCTCGTCAACCTGCACAAATGGGGAACCCACAACGAATCCCATCTTCGCTACATGAAATACGGGAAATTCTCCCCCGAAGAGATTGAAAAGCTCGAAGACGGTCTTTGGTCCCGAGGCCATACTGATCTTGGCTCGTACACGCTTCTCTTCCGTCAGCCTGTAGCTGGTCTTCAGATCAAGGATCACAATACTGGTGATTGGAAGTGGGCTAAGCCTCTTGATGGGAGTTTGACGGTGAATGCGTGTGATGCCTTGAGTTTTCTTACGGGGGGTTATGTTCAGTCTACCATCCATCGG GTATCCGTCCCTCCCAAGGATCAGCGCAACGTAGACCGTCTGGGCCTTTTATACTTCTCGCGCGCAGAGAATGACCTTGTGCTTAACACGATTGACTCGCCTCTTTTGAAGCGCGAGGGCTACACGCAGAATGAGTTCGAGAGGGGGGGCCATCGCGTTCCGACGATGGGAGAGTTTACGACGTTGAAGCAGACTTGGCAGCAATCGCAGAAGAGGGGAATCACTTATGATGAGCTGGAAGGACAGCAGATTCTCCCTGGATTCCATGGAAGGAGTTTCAAGTAG